The genome window TTTTGCATCCCAGACTTTAAGACTGTAAAGAGTATAATCTTCATTTTCAAGCCCTGGAATGCCATTTGCATGACCAACTTGATCTTGCACATCACAAACTAGAGCTTGCATTGACTCCTTAAGTTTTTTGGCACGAGCTTTAGTCATAAGACCACTTGAAACAACTTGAACACTATTTGAGCTACCATGATCAGCCGTGCACTTTGCATTAAAAGAGGCAAAGGAAAAGGTTGATTTGGCTATTTCAAAATGGATGATTAATGCTTCAATCacatttaatgcaactaattcaGCATATTATCAGTCCATGTTTGATGCAGCTTGTTCTTGTGGGGCAGGTTACAAAGCTCCTAATTCCTATGATTTACATGGTTACTTATTAACAAAAAATGCTGACCAGGTTAAGAACTTTATTGATAGCTTTCGGTCAACTTGGAAACAAGATGTACTACGATTGCCAATGGATGGACTGACCAGCAAAGAAGGACTCTCATAAACTTTTTAGCATATTGTCCAAGAGGAACAATATTTTTGAAGTTTGTTGATGCCTCAAATACTTCAAAAACTGTAGACATGTTGTACAAATTATTTAGAAAAGTTGTGTTTTTTGTGGGTGTGGAACAAGTGGTGCATATTGTCATTGATAATGCTGCAAATTATGCTGCTGTCGGGGGATTGTTTAAAAGGGAATTTTCAACACTTTATTGGTCTCCAGGTGCTGTTGCTCACTGCCTAAACTTGATGTTGCAAGATGTTGGTAAGCTAGATGATGTAGGTAAGGTGGTTAGACATGCTTCTAAGataacaatatatataatcaCTGTTATCCATTGAATTTGATGAGAAAACACACTAGAGGGAGAGAAATAATTCGTCTTGCTCCTACACACTTTGCTACTAATTTCATTGCCTTGCAAAGCATTTTGCTACAAAAAGATGCTGTGAGAGCCATGATCACTTCAAAAGAATGGACTATTTCTGCATATGTTAAGGAAAGTAAAGGGAAAAAGTTTGTGGATCTAGTATTGGATTCTatgttttgggaaaaaaaatgtgCTACAATAGTCTAATTAACAGAGCCACTTGTATGGGTTTTCAGGCTTGTTGATAGTGATGAAAGGCCTTCTATGGGGTATTTGTATGCTGCTATGCATAAAGCAAGAGAAGAGCTTTTGAAAAGAGTtgctaaaagaaagaaaagagttgAAACTTATTTGAAGATAATTGACTTAAGATGGGATAACCAACTTCAGAAAAATGACCATGCTACTGGTTTTTGGCTGAATCTTGCTTTCCAATATGATTCTACTGAAGAAGCATAGGCATGCTACATCAAGACTTTTGGATGTGATTGAGAAATACTCTTATGGAAATCCTGATTTCTTAAGTCATTTAACAAGAGAAATGAAACTGTTTCGTAAAGTTGAAGATGATTTGGAAGAGTTTCTACAACAAGATATCGTAATGCCATGCTTCCAGGTATACAAATTATAAacaagaatttcatttttgaTTATTAGATTCTAGTTTtactttctgatttttttttacgTATTTTAATAGATGAATGGTGGACATGTTATGGTAGTAGTCCGCCTCATTTACAAAAATTAGCTATATGTGTTTTAAGCCAAACTTGCAGTGCTTTTGGATGTTAAAAAATTGGAGTATCTTTGAAGATATTCactcaaagaaaagaaacagatTGGAACATCAAAGATTGAATGACTTGGTGTATGTTCACTTACCTTCTTGTGTCTTCTATTCAAATCTTTAAATATCTTAGCCATGTCTTTTCTTAAAAAGTCTTTTCAAGTGAACTAGTTGTGTTTGAGCCATTATAATTGCTTTGTTTTATGAGCAACTATGACGGGCATAATCGAATTTTACATTGCAATAGACTAGGCTTTTGTGTGTGTGATTCTTATAAATCCTTTGTCTAGAGCAAGAAAAAGATCCAAGAAGTAAACTAGTTGTGTTTGAGCCATTATAATTTCAAAGGCATAGTGGAGTGAGATTAGAACTGAAAAGAAAGACTATCTCGGTGAAGTAGTTTTGCTTGAACAGCTATAAAGAAAATGTGCTTTGTACTATGGTGTTTTGTATTATTGCCACTATAAAAACAAAACAACATGTTATCAATGTACTGGTTATCAGTAATATTTTGAAACTCAGACCGCTAATTGAACCGACGAGATATTTAGATTGCAATTCAATCAGTTGGATTGGTTTAACCCtagttcaatgaattttttaaaaaataatttatataaatacatatgcacataataagatatttaatggactaatttaagattttatctgataaaaagtttaatattttcaaagaaGTTGGACTTTCACAAATAAATGTTTTAAGTTATAagttcaaacaaataaatttcatctcaattgtATCTaccaaaatataattttaaatcCTACCCAAGAATACTAAAATATtctgaaattaaataaaattcatGTCTATAGAAATTAGACATTGtaaatttaaactttaaaccATGTTTTTGGGAATTAAAGATTGCAacgttgtttaaaaaaaaactttgagcCTAAATGAAATCAGGAAACTAGAAAGTAGAGATGAAAACTTGATAAGAGATGGAAGATGAGAAGAAAGTGAGTGGGCATGACACTTCATGACTAGTCTTTAGAGTTATTAAGAacctattttttttccaatttaatagaaaaaaataaaaaaaaatcgccAGTTCAATAGTTCATTCCGATTCACATGGTTTTCACTGGTTCTTAAGTCCAATGAATCCAAAGATGAACCGAACCAGAGCCATGATTGATTCACGATCTAATCAATCAAATTGGCCAATTCAACCCAGTTTTCAAAACACtatttattagttttaaaatcTAGAGGAGAAAAATTCCTTTGGTAGTTGATGTTAGACCATTAATGCTGAATCACTACAAATTATTCCTCTCTTACTTACTTTTActtgcattttatttatttcaatttttgtttgtaTTTAAATTATGATTAATTGTATTTTTCTTAGTCTAATCACATATCCAAAGATGAACCGAACCAGAGCCATGATTGATTCACGATCTAATCAATCAAATTGGCCAATTCAACCCAGTTTTCAAAACACtatttattagttttaaaatcTAGAGGAGAAAAATTCCTTTGGTAGTTGATGTTAGACCATTAATGCTGAATCACTCAAATTATTCCTCTCTTACTTACTTTCActtgcattttatttatttcaatttttgtttgtaTTTAAATTATGATTAATTGTATTTTTCTTAGTCTAATCACATATATGTATTGTACTTGATATATTGTAAGTGCTTGTTTTAACAAAGTATAACTTGAAGTTTTTAGACTGTTTTAATATGATAACTTGCtagatatttttttttaccaagtACAGAAACATCTAAAATTAGTTGAAATCACATATCAACTAATTCACCCTTATCTAGGTTGTCCTATTCAAGTAGGGATGGCAATAGGTAGGGTAAAATCCGATACCCATGGGTACTCAATTCAATGGTTAATCCGATTAGACGATCCATTAGGGTTTGGTAAGAGAATcctaaaaatttgaaatctgacatacatatatacacatacatatttatacatatacatacatacataaatacatacatacatacatacacacacacacatatatatgtatgtataacaCAAGCATTTTACCCTTTATAAAATGCTAAATTCCTCTCATGTAGGTTGTATGACTCTACCAAAGTTTAAAATTTAACATAATGTGTTGATTTAACATTATGTATGCATTAATTTTAGTTTGATAATAGTTAATTACCTTTTTCTGAATTATTCAAATTAGCGAGTAGAGGGTACTCGACGAATAATCCGAACCTAAGAACAAGAGGGTTTGGTTATGGAAGTTAAAATCTGTAGGGTTACCCGATAGGATTtggtaaaaaatttaaatatgccATTAAGGTTTAGGAAGAGAAAATTTTTGGCGTATTGCCATTGCGATATTCAGGACAACATAAATAACTTACTCAACTCTTTTAAGTTGGTCCCATcctaaaatttttctttaagCAAACTCCCTAAACCTCTCTCAACACTAAAATCTCTTATATTAACATCTTAATAGATTCCATAAAGTCAATATTAGGTCTAAAAATAGTAGCTCAACAAATGTGCCAATACTTCCACAATTTTAAGAtgaaaacttcaaaattttagTAAGAACCTACAAGCTAAAATATACTCATATGACTACAAGATAAATTATGTTAATAATCAGTTACAATGAGGTAAATTGAGGCATAATATATAGTATAGTTATGAGCATGTTAGATACAGTATTAATTGTGAAAAAGTTCCAGCTTTGATGTAATGATTTAGCTACTTGTCAAATTCTCACATAATTCTAAAATAAAAGCTTAAAATTTATACTTTGGAAATCTTAATTTTCTACTAAAATCAAACTTAGTATACATTACCAAAGTAAATACATGATTATAAGTATAAAATAACTCAAAATCTCAATACAATGTAGGAGCCCTACTGATGCCAATCCATGGTAGGATAGGGCATTTGCTTTCACCCTTATGATCAGTTTTAGTTAGGCTAAGTTGCTAACTTTGGTAGTGCTAAAAGTCCTTAAGTTTATGACCTCCAAGTCATGATAAAATCCTTGCACACTATAATCTCCATGATCCATATAGCTATGTGACCATTATCAAGCACACAAAACTAGGTCACTATTTATAGAcactataaaaaaaattcttcaatttatGATGATATATTAATCAATCACTATACTTTAACAAATCTACTCTTAGTATGTAATTTTGATTCTCATTTAATCTTTAATTTTTAATAATCCCAAAgaaaaaatcataataaaaacATTCCATTATTATGTGAAACTTGTAGGAATAAATTGCAAAcaacataattatttttaatcaaCACaactttaaaataatattttaagaGATTATTGATGAAAGATTCAAGTGATTGATAACGTCCAAAGAGTTCCTCTAACCTAGTTTCGTTCAcaagttcaaaaaatttttctaattccATGATACCTTAGTATGTTCTCATGAGTGTAACTTTTTGCCATTACAACTTATCATACATGAAGTGAAGTAAATCATGGGTTTtcattatattaaaaaatatatgggAAATCTTTTTGAAactcaaaagagaaaaatcaataGTGACTGATTACCAATATTCTAGAAACTCTAAGGGCAGTTGTACTAGAATGAAAGTAAGAAAGATGTTGATTGGTTATGTGATCTTTTTTTCTCAATGAAAAGATAGTAATAGGGATGAGTGCCTATGGTGTTTGCTGGAGTTAAAATTTCATCTATTTATAACGAATTATCGttacaaaaacataaaaattttacACTTGTAGATTATTTTGTATTTACGTGTAGATAATCTCACTATTCAATTTATCCAATTAGTGATCAGTTTACTATATGTTGAATGATTTATCCATATGAACTGATGGATTAATTGAAATTTACATGTTTGAATCAACACTTGAATATCCATCTTAGCAATTTAAAATAGTATTTATTAGGTTTACACACAAAATGGTCCTTGTAATTAGGGGCAAGTAGCAAAGCATCCCTATTATTCATGAAATACATTGATTATCCCTTAAAAGGTTAATGATCAAACACCAACTTTAACTTTTTTATTTGTGCAACCAACAAAAAGACCATATGCCATTTGATAATTTATGTGTTGGTAATTTACTCTTTTAGTGCCAAAGGGTGGAGGTGAGCATCGAATTTGGATTTGATAATTTAGGTGTTTGAAATCAGTAATTCCACTAATTTGCATATGGAAATTTTTGATATGTTTTGCACTCAAATTAGAAAACTCCGAAttcaattttgcttttttttAACGAAACCAGGATTTTATTCAAGCGAGGGGAAACAAACAAAAGCTGAAGGGCAGCCAAGCCTGACCTCGAGAACTGACTGATTAAGTTAAACTAGGAGTACTACTCCCTTACAGTCTAAGAGCGAACATAGGGAAATGACCTAGAGTCTAATGCCAGGACCAACCGTATAGAAGCTGGCAAAAAGGTAGGTGAAGTAAAAAGGGTGTCTGAACCAACTCGTAAAGCAGCCAACCTGTCCGCTGCTAAATTAGCTTCTCTAACTATATGTTGAACCTCCACATTCAAGATAtcaagaagaaattgaatctctcTTAGAACATTGCAAAGCGGCCACTTTGCAGTATGGGAAGACTTTACCAAGGCAACTAGGGCCTGTGAATCCACCTGGGCATGTATCAAAGAATAACCTTTGTCTTTGCAAAGACGAAGACCATGCAACAATGAAAGACCTTCCACCACCAATACATCCACATCGCCAAACTTCTTAAAGTATGCAAAGACCAATTTGCTGTTATGATCATAGAGGAACCCACCTCCCAAAGCTGTACACTCCACTAAACTCGCatccaaattcaattcaaaaaaGCCCATCGGAGGTCTTACCCATGAACCTTACTGTGCCGAACCACTTTGGGGGCTTGTACTACTTgcgaaaataaataacaattcgtGTCCCCACTAAAATGAGACGCTTCCAATACGTTAGCCCGCACGAGCTGCTCCAGGAATGAGTCTATCAGCCAGATCACATGTTGCACATAGACAGCACTCCTTTGAAAACACGCTTGATTACGTACTTTTCACAAAAACTAGCAAATCACTACCGGTAACCAAGACTTAATGTGAGATGATCTAACCAAGGGTAAATGTGAGAACCATCACctaaaaatataaattctcCTAAATCACTTGTATTGCCCTAAGACTAAATCAATTATGACAtttccttgcattgcatttcattgcattttacAAGAATTGAAACATCTCCTTAAattggcattattttatttcactatATACACTATGACCAAATACCCTTTTAATTGTGTTTGAGATTTTATGTGATAGTTTAAGGGTGTTATATTAGACATTTGATACATTTGGAGGGTAGCAACCTTATTTGGCAAAGTTTAAAGGAAGAATGGCCAAGATTGAGACAAGTGGCAAGACCCTAACCATTcaacttatttgaccaaggaaATTAGAAGAATTTAAACCTTGTTGGCTCCATTTTCTCCTCCTTGTGGCCGACCAtcttaagcttccaagagaagataaaaaaaactccattttcttgcttatAAACCCTAGCTTGATCTTTGAGCAAtaatcaaaagagaaagaactTTAGTTAGTTGAGTAAGCTACCTTCAAGGCTAGTGTGTGATTCAAATTTGGAGCTCTTGTTTGgtggaatttttggtgattcaagtttcacttaagAAAGGTAAATGATCCTTAAATCTTAGCTTTATTGTGTTATATCAAGTGTTTGAGGTTTTGATGACAACTAGAGGTTGAGTTGGGGTTGTTTGTGGTGAAATTTGTTAAGCTAAGTAAGTGGAAGTAGAGTTGGATGTTTAGCATGCCATGTGTTTGAGTATTTGTTTATGCTTTGTTTATGGTTTTTCTTGATGTATTAACATATTATGGATCCTTTTAAAGTTAGGGATAACTCTTGGAATGTTATTTAAATTAACTATAATGAAAGGATGGGGGTTGGTGTTGAATGTGAACTTGTGgactattttcttttctctttgctGACCAGCCTTGGAGTGgaggtttctccttgatttttgTGACGCATTGCACCTTAATTAAGCCTAAAAAACTTGGCTAAACATTGGTTTAACTTTAGGAGTGAGTTGAAATGGAAatgaagcaagtaaagtggttgttttgggcaagttagtggactgttttggttcTTCTTTGTTGGCTAGACTGTTTTGGGttcatttaatcattttttatgtTACATTTTAAGCTTCAATGGTGCTAGATAACTTGATCCCCTGTATATGAATTTTAGGAGATTGAATTGGATGTATTTGAGCCAAAACGAATGAAGTTGGCAAGAAGAAATAGGGTAACTTTGTTAGGATATTGAGCTGATCAGAACAGGAAAATCAGCCAATTTCCCCCAACCACTGGTATTGATAGGAGAGGAACTAGAGCTTAGATTTTGTACCGTTAGAAAACCCTTCGAgtttagtttccaatgccaccaacggcacatgattccGACTTTTTTACAGTGAGATATGACCGTTTTCCCGAGACTGCGCGTGCGTGACTGTTTTACCCACGAAGACACTTTTGAACTTGAATGAGACTTTTCTTTTgc of Coffea arabica cultivar ET-39 chromosome 5c, Coffea Arabica ET-39 HiFi, whole genome shotgun sequence contains these proteins:
- the LOC113689233 gene encoding uncharacterized protein, with translation MGFFELNLDASLVECTALGGGFLYDHNSKLVFAYFKKFGDVDVLVVEGLSLLHGLRLCKDKGYSLIHAQVDSQALVALVKSSHTAKWPLCNVLREIQFLLDILNVEVQHIVREANLAADRLAALRVGSDTLFTSPTFLPASIRLVLALDSRSFPYVRS